The Aureispira anguillae genome contains a region encoding:
- a CDS encoding acyl-CoA carboxylase subunit beta has product MQDKFEILSNKIAEAKLGGGEKRIEKQHQKGKLTARERIHFLLDEGSFEEIGMLVTHRCVDFGMEKQKFYGDGVVTGYGTVNGRLIYVFAQDFTVFGGSLSETHAEKICKLMDMALRNGAPIIGLNDSGGARIQEGVQSLGGYADIFYRNTRASGVIPQISAIMGPCAGGAVYSPAITDFIYMVENTSYMFITGPNVVKTVTNEDVTSEELGGAMTHATKSGVTHFTAANDIDCINQLKQLLSYIPQNCEEETPRLAYTPGKEERPALDNILPDSANVPYDMREVIGEIVDADSFYEVNKDYAENILVGFARLGGRAIGVVANNPMILAGCLDVDSSRKGGRFVRFCDSFNIPLLVLEDVPGFLPGTDQEWNGIITNGAKLLYAFCEATVPRITVITRKAYGGAYDVMNSKHIGADLNYAWPTAEIAVMGAKGASEIIFRNEIQNAEDPAAKLAEKEAEYAQKFADPYRAAFRGFVDEVIEPNQTRQKLIRAFKMLENKVDKLPKKKHGNLPL; this is encoded by the coding sequence ATGCAAGACAAATTTGAAATCCTCTCCAACAAAATAGCTGAAGCCAAACTAGGTGGTGGTGAAAAAAGAATAGAAAAACAACATCAGAAAGGAAAATTAACTGCTAGGGAACGAATTCATTTTTTATTGGATGAAGGTTCTTTCGAAGAAATTGGAATGCTTGTTACACATCGATGTGTAGATTTTGGCATGGAAAAGCAGAAATTTTATGGAGATGGTGTAGTAACAGGATATGGTACTGTCAATGGTCGATTGATCTATGTCTTTGCTCAAGACTTCACCGTTTTTGGTGGATCACTATCTGAAACCCATGCAGAAAAAATTTGCAAGCTAATGGACATGGCTCTTCGCAACGGAGCGCCCATCATTGGTCTAAACGATTCGGGAGGTGCCCGTATTCAAGAAGGTGTTCAATCTTTGGGAGGCTACGCTGATATTTTTTACCGAAATACGAGAGCATCAGGAGTAATTCCTCAAATTTCAGCTATTATGGGTCCCTGTGCTGGTGGAGCGGTTTATTCTCCTGCTATAACCGATTTCATTTATATGGTGGAAAATACTTCTTATATGTTCATCACAGGACCTAATGTTGTTAAAACAGTAACCAATGAGGATGTTACGTCTGAGGAGCTAGGAGGTGCAATGACGCATGCCACCAAATCGGGAGTAACACATTTTACTGCTGCCAATGATATTGATTGTATTAATCAACTCAAACAGTTACTCTCTTATATCCCTCAAAATTGTGAAGAGGAAACTCCTCGTTTGGCTTATACTCCTGGCAAAGAGGAACGCCCTGCATTAGATAACATCCTTCCTGATAGTGCTAATGTGCCTTATGATATGCGAGAAGTCATCGGAGAAATCGTAGATGCAGATTCTTTCTATGAAGTGAATAAGGATTATGCCGAAAATATTCTAGTGGGTTTTGCTCGTCTAGGCGGTAGAGCAATTGGAGTAGTTGCCAATAATCCAATGATTTTAGCAGGATGTTTAGATGTCGATTCTTCTAGAAAGGGAGGTCGCTTTGTTCGCTTCTGTGATAGCTTCAATATTCCTTTGTTGGTGCTAGAAGATGTTCCTGGATTTTTACCTGGTACCGATCAAGAATGGAATGGAATTATTACCAATGGCGCTAAGTTATTGTATGCTTTTTGTGAGGCAACTGTTCCTAGAATTACGGTTATCACCCGTAAAGCTTATGGCGGAGCTTATGATGTAATGAACTCAAAACATATTGGTGCCGATCTAAATTATGCTTGGCCTACTGCTGAGATTGCCGTAATGGGTGCGAAGGGGGCTAGTGAAATTATTTTCCGCAATGAAATTCAAAATGCTGAAGATCCTGCTGCAAAATTAGCTGAGAAAGAAGCAGAATATGCTCAAAAATTTGCCGACCCTTATCGTGCTGCTTTCCGTGGTTTTGTAGATGAAGTAATTGAACCTAACCAAACTAGACAGAAATTAATCAGAGCATTCAAAATGCTAGAAAATAAAGTAGACAAATTGCCAAAGAAAAAACATGGTAACTTGCCTTTATAA
- a CDS encoding HNH endonuclease family protein, translating into MIQTNSIPIRKGILNHLKKLQDQIDALPTYKEQVKQAKVLWQNKKKTNAQKAAFNRVEKELQKIAIGTSNCCNYCESNLGTTIEHIYPRGLYPNKTFVWENFLWTCKTCNGKHKISQFQIFETPLSSNTINLVKDYTFTPPPNADAVFINPRTENPLHYLQLDLNSGLFSPTHSDPASRAYKRAVYTLETLQLNTRKALVIKRKEAYQKYLQLIQDYALIQEATSLDELVCFQSYISIRRNYSLEALKSRLSLSIQKTLIYAPHPTVWKEMQRQATDVSLLNQLFLQIPQVLHW; encoded by the coding sequence ATGATTCAAACCAATTCCATTCCTATTCGCAAAGGGATTCTCAATCATCTAAAAAAGTTACAAGATCAGATTGATGCCTTGCCAACGTACAAAGAACAAGTAAAACAAGCCAAGGTATTGTGGCAGAACAAAAAAAAGACCAATGCTCAAAAGGCAGCTTTTAATCGAGTAGAGAAAGAGCTTCAAAAAATAGCCATTGGAACCTCCAATTGTTGCAATTATTGTGAATCCAATCTAGGTACCACTATCGAGCACATCTACCCCAGAGGGCTTTATCCTAACAAAACCTTTGTTTGGGAAAATTTTTTGTGGACTTGTAAAACATGTAATGGAAAACATAAAATTTCTCAATTCCAAATTTTTGAAACGCCACTTTCTTCCAATACCATTAACCTAGTCAAAGATTACACCTTTACTCCTCCTCCCAATGCCGATGCTGTTTTTATTAACCCAAGAACTGAAAATCCGCTCCATTATTTACAATTGGATCTCAACAGTGGTTTGTTTAGCCCCACACATTCTGATCCAGCATCTAGAGCTTACAAACGTGCTGTTTATACCTTAGAAACACTACAGCTCAACACACGAAAAGCACTCGTCATAAAACGTAAGGAGGCTTACCAAAAATATCTTCAACTCATTCAAGATTATGCCCTAATTCAAGAAGCTACTTCCCTCGATGAATTAGTTTGCTTTCAATCGTACATTTCTATTCGCCGAAACTATTCGCTAGAAGCATTAAAAAGTAGATTGTCATTAAGCATCCAAAAGACATTAATTTATGCCCCCCATCCCACCGTTTGGAAAGAAATGCAGAGACAAGCAACTGATGTTTCTTTACTCAACCAATTATTTTTACAAATTCCTCAAGTACTTCATTGGTAA
- a CDS encoding DUF2141 domain-containing protein, with the protein MKFGLLFILSSLWFFPPSNTQNIHFKITNIRNTKGNFVLCFFDSHTNYINGQTCLRREIDKKNIQNGELNLSIPMPEGTFGVVLLDDENLNDKMDYGILLPKEGFGFSNHYPTIRKPTFQDFDFNISSNTNFSPILIKVKYM; encoded by the coding sequence ATGAAATTTGGACTTTTGTTTATTCTATCTAGCCTTTGGTTTTTTCCTCCCTCTAACACCCAAAATATTCACTTCAAGATCACTAATATCAGAAATACAAAGGGAAATTTTGTGCTTTGTTTTTTTGATAGCCATACTAATTATATAAATGGTCAAACTTGTCTTCGTAGAGAAATTGATAAAAAAAACATTCAAAATGGAGAGCTTAACCTAAGTATCCCAATGCCAGAGGGAACATTCGGGGTCGTTTTGCTAGATGATGAAAACCTAAATGATAAAATGGATTATGGAATTTTATTACCAAAGGAAGGTTTTGGTTTTTCCAATCATTATCCAACAATCCGAAAACCTACCTTTCAAGATTTTGATTTTAACATATCCTCCAACACTAATTTCTCCCCCATCCTAATCAAAGTTAAATACATGTAG